The Lysobacter panacisoli genome includes a window with the following:
- a CDS encoding oxygenase MpaB family protein: protein MPLTRALTAPAAARIRHWVLSAFPRGQSGIDYDHPASDPGLFGPDSVTWRVHSDFPGMLSGGLCALMLQTLHPLALAGVWDHSNFRTDLIGRLRRTTNFVAGTTYASKPEARKLIERVAAIHAQVHGATPDGRDYRADDPDLLTWVHVTESYGFLEGFRRYSPLPLPEGAADRYYDEVRRVAQALGARDVPASEAQVRAYFERVQPQLRYDGRSREVLEVLSRIDLPVPAPATTRDLFLGAGAALLPEWAAISLKRTSWQNSQAMLSARALRAIAPLFRIALSDGVAPRACRRVGLSPDLLERWPREPAVSA from the coding sequence ATGCCCCTCACGCGTGCCCTCACCGCACCGGCCGCCGCCCGCATCCGCCATTGGGTGCTCTCGGCATTCCCGCGTGGACAGAGCGGCATCGATTACGACCACCCAGCCAGCGATCCCGGCCTGTTCGGTCCGGACAGCGTCACCTGGCGCGTGCATTCGGATTTCCCCGGCATGCTCTCCGGCGGCCTGTGCGCGCTGATGCTGCAGACCCTGCATCCACTGGCACTGGCCGGCGTGTGGGACCACTCGAACTTCCGCACCGACCTGATCGGACGCCTGCGCCGCACCACCAACTTCGTCGCTGGCACCACCTACGCGTCGAAGCCGGAAGCGCGCAAGCTGATCGAGCGCGTCGCCGCGATCCACGCCCAGGTTCACGGCGCCACGCCGGACGGTCGCGACTACCGCGCCGACGATCCGGATCTGCTGACCTGGGTGCACGTCACCGAAAGCTACGGCTTCCTCGAAGGCTTTCGCCGCTATTCGCCTCTGCCACTGCCCGAAGGCGCGGCCGACCGCTATTACGACGAAGTGCGCCGCGTCGCGCAGGCGCTTGGCGCGCGCGACGTGCCGGCGTCGGAGGCGCAGGTGCGCGCGTACTTCGAACGCGTCCAGCCGCAGTTGCGCTACGACGGACGTTCGCGCGAAGTGCTGGAGGTGCTGTCGCGGATCGACTTGCCGGTGCCGGCGCCCGCGACCACGCGCGACCTGTTCCTCGGCGCGGGCGCGGCGCTGCTGCCCGAATGGGCCGCGATCAGCCTGAAACGCACGTCGTGGCAGAACAGCCAGGCGATGCTCTCGGCGCGGGCGCTGCGGGCGATCGCGCCGCTGTTCCGCATCGCGCTCAGCGATGGCGTCGCGCCACGTGCCTGCCGGCGCGTGGGCCTGTCGCCCGACCTGCTGGAACGCTGGCCGCGCGAGCCCGCGGTCAGCGCCTGA